One window of Candidatus Eisenbacteria bacterium genomic DNA carries:
- a CDS encoding cytidylate kinase family protein, with protein MLITISGLPGSGKTTVARLVAGELGLEHVYAGNIFRRQAEEAGLTLQEYLRRAETDPTIDRQLDDRMRARARVGNAVLEGRLAAFMAEEAGVPALKVFLDCPESVRAARIAAREGGATAARLAEIQARETSDRRRYRDIYGVDYHDHSRYDLVMDTALRTPEDLAGDIVTRARVAFTR; from the coding sequence ATGCTGATCACGATCTCGGGCCTGCCGGGGAGCGGAAAGACGACCGTGGCGCGTCTCGTGGCCGGCGAGCTCGGGCTCGAGCACGTCTACGCGGGGAACATCTTCCGCCGGCAGGCCGAGGAGGCGGGGCTGACGCTCCAGGAGTATCTCCGGCGAGCCGAGACCGACCCGACGATCGACCGCCAGCTCGACGATCGCATGCGGGCCCGGGCGCGCGTGGGGAACGCGGTGCTGGAAGGCCGCCTCGCGGCGTTCATGGCCGAGGAGGCCGGCGTCCCGGCGCTGAAAGTGTTCCTCGACTGCCCGGAGTCGGTCCGCGCGGCCCGCATCGCGGCGCGCGAGGGCGGGGCGACGGCGGCGCGGCTCGCCGAGATCCAGGCTCGCGAGACGTCCGATCGCCGGCGCTATCGCGACATCTATGGGGTCGATTACCACGATCACAGTCGCTACGATCTGGTCATGGACACGGCTCTGCGCACGCCGGAGGATCTCGCCGGAGACATCGTGACGCGCGCCCGTGTCGCATTCACCAGATGA
- a CDS encoding YicC/YloC family endoribonuclease translates to MRSMTGYGAATADAATAHLAVEIRGVNQRFLDVKVALPREYAAWEGEVRDRVRAAVERGRVDVGIARTPVAARRRYRVSVRDELAKSYVAAARQLARRLAVADTVTIADVLRLPDLFEVGEQVPALEPERKALRRALDGALRAFDRERRREGAHLQRELLGRTAALRKITHAIRARRPEVLAALDVRIAERVERLRQTADVEPQRIAQEIVTLAERGDITEELVRLESHLVSLGQTLRGAGSIGKRVEFLLQEIQRELNTTGSKASDLAINHLVVDGKGEVEKLREQVQNIE, encoded by the coding sequence ATGCGCAGCATGACGGGATACGGCGCGGCGACTGCCGACGCGGCGACGGCGCACCTCGCGGTCGAGATCCGCGGCGTCAACCAACGCTTCCTCGACGTCAAGGTGGCGCTGCCCCGCGAGTACGCGGCGTGGGAGGGCGAGGTGCGCGATCGCGTGCGGGCGGCGGTCGAGCGCGGACGGGTGGACGTCGGCATCGCGCGCACGCCGGTCGCCGCGAGACGGCGCTACCGCGTGAGCGTCCGTGACGAGCTGGCGAAGTCGTACGTGGCCGCCGCACGCCAGCTCGCGCGCCGGCTCGCGGTCGCCGACACCGTGACGATCGCCGACGTCCTGCGTCTCCCCGACCTCTTCGAGGTGGGCGAGCAGGTGCCGGCGCTCGAGCCGGAGCGCAAGGCGCTGCGGCGGGCCCTCGACGGCGCGCTGCGCGCCTTCGACCGCGAGCGGCGGCGGGAGGGAGCCCATCTGCAGCGGGAGCTCCTGGGCCGCACGGCGGCGCTGCGCAAGATCACCCACGCGATCCGGGCGCGGCGGCCCGAAGTGCTGGCCGCTCTCGACGTGCGCATCGCCGAGCGCGTGGAGCGCCTGCGGCAGACCGCGGACGTCGAACCCCAGCGCATCGCGCAGGAGATCGTCACGCTGGCCGAGCGCGGCGACATCACCGAGGAGCTGGTGCGGCTCGAGAGCCACCTCGTCTCGCTCGGCCAGACGCTGCGCGGTGCGGGCAGCATCGGCAAGCGCGTCGAGTTCCTGCTGCAGGAGATCCAGCGCGAGCTGAACACGACCGGATCGAAGGCGTCGGACCTCGCGATCAATCACCTCGTCGTCGACGGCAAGGGCGAGGTGGAGAAGCTGCGCGAGCAAGTGCAGAATATCGAGTGA
- the rfaE1 gene encoding D-glycero-beta-D-manno-heptose-7-phosphate kinase, whose product MTRISRDRLARLVGRFRRVRVLVVGDLMIDRFVWGRVDRISPEAPVPVVHVTREDARPGGAGNVVSNVRALGGRVAISGIVGRDAAGTKLVAMLRALGAATDGVIVDGSRPTIEKTRIIAHHQQVVRLDREEAAGGRGAATRRVREHVLARWRRHDVLVLSDYNKGVIDGALLDALAEAHRQRPFTWVVDPKRANFDRYRRVSLVKPNREEAAAASGIEIRDAASLRKAGERLLSRWQAEAVLISRGEQGMALFKPGGIVEEFPTAAREVFDVTGAGDTVIATCALALGAGGSLEEATLLANHAAGVAVGKIGTATVSADELRRALRGA is encoded by the coding sequence TGGTCGGCGATCTCATGATCGATCGCTTCGTGTGGGGTCGGGTCGATCGCATCTCGCCCGAGGCGCCGGTCCCGGTCGTCCACGTGACGCGTGAGGACGCGCGCCCCGGAGGCGCGGGCAACGTCGTCAGCAACGTGCGGGCGCTGGGCGGCCGCGTCGCCATCTCGGGGATCGTCGGCCGCGACGCCGCCGGAACGAAGCTGGTCGCGATGCTGCGCGCGCTCGGCGCGGCGACCGACGGGGTGATCGTCGACGGCAGCCGGCCGACGATCGAGAAGACGCGCATCATCGCCCACCACCAGCAGGTGGTGCGGCTCGATCGCGAGGAGGCAGCCGGCGGGCGTGGTGCGGCGACCCGTCGGGTGCGCGAGCACGTGCTCGCGCGCTGGCGCCGGCACGACGTGCTCGTGCTCTCCGACTACAACAAGGGCGTCATCGACGGCGCCCTCCTCGACGCCCTCGCCGAGGCGCACCGGCAGCGGCCGTTCACCTGGGTGGTCGACCCGAAGCGCGCGAACTTCGACCGCTACCGGCGGGTCTCGCTGGTGAAGCCGAATCGGGAGGAGGCCGCTGCCGCCTCGGGCATCGAGATCCGCGACGCGGCCTCGTTGCGCAAGGCGGGCGAGCGCCTGCTGTCCCGCTGGCAGGCCGAGGCGGTCCTCATCTCGCGCGGCGAGCAGGGGATGGCGCTCTTCAAGCCGGGCGGCATCGTCGAGGAGTTCCCGACTGCCGCGCGCGAGGTGTTCGACGTGACGGGCGCGGGCGACACCGTCATCGCGACCTGCGCGCTCGCGCTCGGGGCCGGCGGCTCGCTCGAGGAGGCCACGCTGCTCGCGAACCACGCCGCGGGGGTCGCCGTGGGCAAGATCGGCACCGCGACCGTCAGCGCCGACGAGCTCCGGCGGGCGCTGCGAGGCGCGTAG